The Streptomyces phaeolivaceus genome has a window encoding:
- a CDS encoding GlxA family transcriptional regulator: protein MHTVAVLALDNVIPFDMSAPVDTFGWARLPDGREAYRVRVCAAAADGEVKAGPFSVRAPYGLEALADADTIILPGTEDPTVPLPPGVTEALHAAAASGTRIASVCVGAFIFAATGLLDGLRATTHWIAAPDLAARHPLVTVDPNVLYVDNGQFLTSAGAAAAMDMCLHMIRKDHGSAVAAFTARMCVMPLEREGGQAQFIVQDQPPAPAGAAMEPLLRWLEENVERDLTLDDIALHAGTSARTLNRRFREQTGTTPLQWLHRARVRRAQYLLESTDHTVERIATQAGFGSPTAFRDRFKRVVGTSPYAYRRAFRGEGGVL from the coding sequence ATGCACACCGTGGCCGTACTGGCGCTGGACAACGTGATCCCCTTCGACATGTCGGCCCCCGTCGACACCTTCGGCTGGGCCCGGCTGCCGGACGGGCGGGAGGCGTACCGGGTGCGGGTCTGCGCGGCGGCGGCGGACGGGGAGGTGAAGGCGGGGCCGTTCAGTGTGCGGGCGCCGTACGGTCTGGAGGCGCTGGCCGACGCGGACACGATCATCCTGCCGGGGACCGAGGACCCGACCGTGCCGCTGCCGCCGGGGGTGACGGAGGCGCTGCACGCGGCGGCGGCGAGCGGGACGCGGATCGCCTCGGTCTGCGTGGGCGCGTTCATCTTCGCCGCGACGGGACTGCTGGACGGGCTGCGCGCCACGACGCACTGGATCGCGGCTCCCGACCTGGCGGCCCGCCACCCCCTCGTCACCGTCGACCCGAACGTCCTCTACGTCGACAACGGCCAGTTCCTGACCTCGGCGGGCGCGGCGGCGGCCATGGACATGTGTCTGCACATGATCCGGAAGGACCACGGCTCGGCGGTCGCCGCGTTCACCGCGCGGATGTGTGTCATGCCCCTCGAACGGGAGGGCGGCCAGGCCCAGTTCATCGTCCAGGACCAGCCCCCGGCCCCCGCCGGCGCGGCGATGGAGCCCCTGCTGCGCTGGCTGGAGGAGAACGTGGAGCGGGATCTGACCCTGGACGACATCGCCCTCCACGCCGGCACCAGCGCCCGCACCCTGAACCGCCGTTTCCGCGAACAGACCGGCACGACGCCGTTGCAGTGGCTGCACCGGGCGAGGGTCCGCCGCGCCCAGTACCTCCTGGAGTCCACCGACCACACGGTCGAACGCATCGCCACCCAGGCGGGCTTCGGCTCCCCGACGGCTTTCCGCGACCGCTTCAAGAGGGTGGTGGGGACGAGCCCGTACGCGTACCGGCGGGCGTTTCGGGGGGAGGGGGGCGTTCTTTAG
- a CDS encoding TIGR04222 domain-containing membrane protein produces the protein MRVFRRSAAVMGEPQTAALDLYDLAFLAGGAQRVSDSAVIALSETGSLRIRGSRVRAVGEARPAHPVEQAVLAWCPHSRTITSVHAALRASPEVEEIGRRLAARGLVTGARRRPTRAGKRQLQAAERDEGLPTYVFVGPTVLPNGQVRRGVLGAHPLPSGLGRALTRMGRALDRDSDFDADSDSHSDSGGGFSCGGGGGGGSD, from the coding sequence ATGCGTGTGTTCCGGCGGTCCGCGGCGGTCATGGGGGAGCCCCAGACCGCCGCCCTGGACCTGTATGACCTGGCCTTCCTGGCAGGCGGGGCTCAACGGGTCTCGGACAGCGCGGTGATCGCGCTGTCCGAGACGGGGTCGCTCAGGATCCGTGGCTCACGGGTCCGTGCCGTGGGCGAGGCGCGCCCCGCGCACCCGGTCGAGCAGGCCGTGCTCGCGTGGTGCCCGCACAGCCGCACCATCACCTCCGTGCACGCCGCTCTGCGCGCCTCCCCAGAGGTCGAGGAGATCGGCCGACGGCTGGCCGCCCGAGGACTGGTGACGGGGGCCCGGCGCCGGCCGACCCGGGCGGGCAAACGGCAACTTCAGGCAGCTGAACGCGACGAGGGCCTGCCGACGTACGTCTTCGTCGGCCCCACGGTCCTCCCGAACGGTCAGGTCCGACGCGGCGTCCTCGGCGCGCATCCCCTACCGTCAGGCCTCGGCCGAGCTCTGACCCGCATGGGCAGGGCCCTGGATCGCGACTCCGATTTCGATGCCGATTCCGACTCTCACTCCGACTCGGGCGGGGGCTTCAGCTGCGGGGGCGGGGGCGGGGGTGGCAGTGACTGA
- a CDS encoding ZIP family metal transporter: protein MTVVLPVRLKRIPDWTEGPFPFELGSRRTDAETRSTYFAPASARALYGGPGRPRRWHLPTDVKHDGLHLIGLELLRAASARDPEHALAVLHFSVERPLLPILRALAGRRSEVSAEPLTGCFDPTTLLVDVADVRTSGVPFAIARPYSVAFMTPTPQHTPALRTGPERELPADADRWLWQLASRSTPDDFPVPPETAHAQLKDAVRISADWSALVLRQGAAFLGHRPDTGQGDFFEFGALHSRTVYLDALLLGVLQRDHIDELTDELSGVFDSSRLARRVATLERNIAVFRSTYWRQHLTAHGPANDLLLAFHNQHRLPARFDEILAEAGDYSRLVQTQESQQISGALGLLTILGLPLGTALGILQVLDDHSVTHLLISLGLSVAATAAALTTRYGRLVLSSLRGGIGRV, encoded by the coding sequence TTGACCGTCGTCCTGCCCGTGCGGTTGAAGCGCATTCCCGACTGGACGGAAGGGCCCTTCCCGTTCGAGCTGGGTAGCCGCCGCACCGACGCCGAAACCCGGTCGACCTACTTCGCTCCCGCCTCCGCCCGAGCCCTGTACGGAGGGCCTGGACGGCCCCGGCGCTGGCACCTGCCCACAGATGTCAAGCACGATGGGCTGCATCTGATCGGCCTGGAACTTCTCCGTGCCGCCAGCGCACGCGACCCCGAACACGCCCTCGCCGTACTGCACTTCAGTGTGGAGAGACCGCTCCTGCCCATCCTCCGGGCACTGGCCGGACGACGGTCGGAGGTCAGTGCCGAACCGCTCACCGGGTGCTTCGATCCCACCACACTCCTCGTGGATGTCGCCGACGTACGCACTTCCGGCGTACCGTTCGCCATTGCCCGGCCCTACTCGGTCGCCTTCATGACGCCGACGCCACAACACACTCCTGCGCTCCGCACAGGCCCGGAGAGAGAACTTCCCGCCGATGCCGACCGCTGGTTGTGGCAACTGGCCTCCCGCTCCACACCAGACGACTTCCCCGTCCCACCAGAGACCGCTCACGCGCAGCTCAAAGACGCCGTCCGCATCTCGGCGGACTGGAGCGCCCTGGTACTTCGGCAAGGCGCTGCCTTCCTCGGTCACCGGCCCGATACGGGACAGGGCGACTTCTTCGAATTCGGTGCCCTGCACTCCCGCACGGTCTATCTCGACGCCCTGCTCCTCGGCGTTCTCCAACGCGATCACATCGATGAACTCACCGACGAACTATCGGGCGTGTTCGACTCCTCGCGACTCGCACGACGCGTGGCCACCCTGGAGAGGAACATCGCCGTCTTTCGCAGCACCTACTGGCGACAGCACCTCACAGCCCACGGGCCCGCGAACGACCTGCTGCTCGCTTTCCACAACCAGCATCGGCTACCCGCCCGCTTCGACGAGATCCTTGCTGAAGCGGGCGACTACAGCAGGCTCGTACAGACCCAGGAGAGTCAGCAGATCAGCGGCGCTCTGGGGCTGCTCACCATCCTCGGCCTGCCACTGGGCACCGCCCTCGGCATTCTGCAGGTTCTCGACGACCACTCCGTGACACACCTGCTCATCTCTCTCGGGCTGTCCGTCGCTGCCACAGCGGCAGCCCTGACGACACGGTACGGGCGCCTGGTCCTGTCGTCGCTGCGAGGCGGAATCGGCAGGGTGTAG
- a CDS encoding levansucrase, producing MHPHQSPSQAYLASVAARLATDGCQTWWEDWGGVPVLIGRRADFRLRWLGKMHLFTMAIAVPEITMATIGTFTFQAMEYAKRIKGGLPAGVQTGIGIFPVLVSDRVDPAAMQWAEAQARHDWGIMARPVVVDSARQYVGICRRKGFVGRAYASHMLKKGTLYLDGR from the coding sequence ATGCATCCACACCAGTCCCCCTCCCAGGCCTACCTCGCCTCCGTTGCCGCCCGGCTCGCCACCGACGGCTGCCAGACCTGGTGGGAGGACTGGGGCGGGGTGCCCGTACTCATAGGGCGGCGGGCCGACTTCCGGCTGCGGTGGCTGGGCAAGATGCATCTGTTCACGATGGCGATCGCCGTCCCGGAGATCACGATGGCGACGATCGGTACCTTCACCTTCCAGGCGATGGAGTACGCCAAGCGCATCAAAGGCGGACTGCCGGCCGGGGTACAGACCGGGATCGGTATCTTCCCCGTGCTGGTCAGCGACCGGGTGGACCCGGCCGCCATGCAGTGGGCGGAGGCGCAGGCGCGCCATGACTGGGGCATCATGGCCCGGCCCGTCGTGGTCGACAGCGCGCGCCAGTACGTGGGTATCTGTCGGCGCAAGGGTTTCGTGGGCAGGGCCTACGCGTCGCACATGCTCAAGAAGGGCACCCTCTACCTCGACGGCCGGTGA
- a CDS encoding protease: protein MTKFLLSLHVLAAIIAVGPITVAASMFPPSARKALAEPGSERAVSAVRLLHRICRVYGGVGIAVPVLGFATAMSMGVLKDPWLIVSMLLTTLAAMVLLALVLPRQEEILEGLGGDAGVGGDVEAGGTRTTTGPAATTATTATTATTATTATTATKTTKVTKATAQLAMFTGVFNLLWATVTILMIVRPGSTTGA, encoded by the coding sequence GTGACCAAGTTCCTGCTCTCCCTCCACGTCCTCGCCGCGATCATCGCCGTCGGGCCCATCACCGTCGCGGCCAGCATGTTCCCGCCGAGCGCGCGCAAGGCGCTGGCCGAACCCGGGAGCGAGCGGGCGGTGTCGGCCGTACGGCTGCTGCACCGGATCTGCCGGGTGTACGGCGGTGTGGGCATCGCCGTACCCGTCCTCGGGTTCGCCACGGCGATGAGCATGGGTGTGCTGAAGGACCCCTGGCTGATCGTGTCGATGCTGCTGACCACCCTCGCGGCGATGGTCCTGCTGGCGCTGGTGCTGCCCCGGCAGGAGGAGATCCTGGAGGGGCTCGGCGGAGATGCCGGGGTCGGCGGTGACGTGGAGGCGGGCGGGACCAGGACGACGACCGGCCCCGCGGCGACCACGGCGACCACGGCGACCACGGCGACCACGGCGACCACGGCGACCACGGCGACGAAGACTACGAAGGTGACCAAGGCCACCGCTCAACTCGCCATGTTCACAGGCGTGTTCAACCTGCTGTGGGCCACGGTCACGATCCTGATGATCGTCCGCCCCGGTTCGACCACCGGCGCGTGA
- a CDS encoding class I SAM-dependent methyltransferase produces MERQGDVRGHYEELAAEYDEHWIYGPEYVPWMSGRIAEVLRLNPTDRIADIGSGTGLFAREVAEQVQPRQPILCVDPSAAMLRQLGAPPPPALAPIVASAEDIAEGRAELPYAQLDAMWLKESVHHVADQARTLRGLAARLAPGGRLLVVMLPATIEYPLFKAALDRFEELQPDPALIESHLRAAGLEADLTHVEHELRIDRDRYFGMVRARYMSLLSTFSDSEIEKGIEEMRTAHPEPVLVFPDRFAFVLGRRRGNEA; encoded by the coding sequence GTGGAGCGGCAGGGCGACGTGCGAGGGCACTACGAGGAGCTCGCGGCCGAGTACGACGAGCACTGGATCTACGGTCCGGAGTACGTTCCCTGGATGTCCGGCCGGATCGCCGAGGTGCTGCGGCTCAACCCCACAGACCGGATCGCCGACATCGGTTCCGGAACGGGCTTGTTCGCGAGGGAAGTTGCAGAGCAGGTCCAGCCACGTCAGCCGATCCTGTGTGTCGATCCCTCCGCCGCGATGCTCCGTCAGCTCGGCGCCCCACCTCCCCCCGCGCTGGCGCCGATCGTCGCCTCCGCCGAGGACATCGCCGAAGGGCGAGCGGAGTTGCCGTACGCACAACTCGACGCGATGTGGCTCAAGGAGTCGGTGCATCATGTGGCCGACCAGGCCCGGACGCTTCGGGGTCTGGCCGCCCGGCTCGCACCCGGGGGGCGGCTGCTGGTGGTGATGCTCCCCGCCACGATCGAGTATCCGCTGTTCAAGGCCGCCCTCGACCGCTTTGAGGAGCTTCAGCCGGACCCCGCGCTCATAGAGTCGCATCTGAGGGCGGCCGGGCTGGAGGCCGACCTCACACACGTCGAGCATGAACTACGCATCGACCGGGACAGGTACTTCGGCATGGTGCGCGCCCGGTATATGTCGCTGCTGTCGACCTTCAGCGACAGTGAGATCGAAAAGGGCATCGAAGAAATGCGGACGGCGCATCCGGAGCCTGTTCTGGTGTTCCCTGACCGGTTCGCGTTCGTCCTCGGACGGCGGCGGGGGAACGAGGCGTGA
- a CDS encoding SUMF1/EgtB/PvdO family nonheme iron enzyme, protein MSTVVDERLRRLRNELDDHARIADRLGLDLARPLRSLNDGYPENAVALVGKLAEKLLKELWRYHEIEGDPATKALNDLVKRCRPYIRSSTVLDALDDIRRLRNRSTHDGYDISDEDGLLAVRRLVDVLVWFTDTGSVALLDGEPGMAPEVARRCEFLAGLYLTLGYRQAKRFVLSRDTVYQLFCRESGVRLEYVELMLSQDADDLSTVLASSGGELLRTRLPKLTRFVVLDDDCGNPSDPLRQLLGGDFRIVRYDGFLDTIVNLDNHLARVASVVAPVEPRTVVTAATLTTDPRTGEAGVEQSGNAAELLSRLAQGNANVLVTGRPGSGKSTLLRSLATDPEIHRFRFYFDLGLKPKDEPFSEYAGRLVAPALAPSDRSRAFDLFLYLIRSGTALCVLDAVDEGVEESSPAGFLRLFTDLAAVLSAESAVVMSSRVSFLADSPQVRQLLDSGAGRSEQLVEQMYANGLDPSRVPHFHVVRLAEPEATPLEKQLVAVLDLPPGQRLADILGAHITRTLAQRGRPDLEARLPAAFGHAFLSDQTVFSLLDLVRRLGAEAFADGRLDLDACVLGPLLRPAGPDHVALAHSAYQELLAARYLTDPSHQDEAAGFPGGVFLTEQVRAFLAGMPSRLRTDDCVLPSGAYLVGPAERLLIRRVRHPVRFDRDAVTVARYRRFLNALETDGTSRWDHPNQPADITHRPVINRLRRPDYYENSCYDAHPAVCVSWWSAYAFAAFEGKRLPTALEWEAAARGNDGRLFPWGDAPDGDRVNCADTWVGRPVVTYQAWYRDFAGDALRRAWVTPVGERPGNRSPFGLLDMVGNCWEWTSTSPDDSGEAVICGGSYDNPLRATQASSKGIYRKNGASNAVGFRCVQSASDESSTCGTEEPTT, encoded by the coding sequence GTGAGCACTGTGGTCGACGAACGGCTGCGGCGTCTGAGGAACGAACTCGACGACCACGCGCGGATCGCCGATCGGTTGGGGCTCGATCTGGCACGGCCACTGCGGTCGCTGAACGACGGCTACCCGGAGAACGCCGTCGCTCTGGTCGGAAAGCTGGCCGAGAAGTTACTCAAGGAGCTGTGGCGTTACCACGAAATCGAAGGCGATCCTGCGACGAAGGCCCTGAACGACCTCGTCAAGCGCTGCCGACCGTACATCCGCAGCAGCACGGTCCTGGACGCCCTGGACGACATCCGACGGCTCCGTAACCGGTCCACGCACGACGGATACGACATCAGCGACGAGGACGGCCTGCTGGCCGTACGCAGGCTCGTCGACGTGCTGGTCTGGTTCACCGACACGGGAAGCGTGGCGTTGCTCGACGGTGAGCCCGGCATGGCCCCTGAAGTCGCGCGGCGCTGCGAGTTCCTCGCCGGCCTGTATCTCACGCTCGGCTACCGCCAGGCGAAACGGTTCGTGCTCAGCCGGGACACCGTGTATCAGTTGTTCTGCCGCGAGTCGGGAGTACGACTCGAATACGTGGAGCTGATGCTCTCCCAGGACGCCGATGACCTGAGTACGGTCCTCGCCTCCAGCGGCGGCGAGTTGTTGCGCACCCGACTGCCCAAGCTCACCCGGTTCGTCGTCCTCGACGACGACTGCGGAAACCCCTCCGACCCGTTGCGTCAGCTCCTCGGCGGGGACTTCCGGATCGTGCGCTACGACGGCTTTCTCGACACCATCGTCAATCTCGACAACCACCTCGCCCGCGTCGCCTCCGTCGTTGCGCCGGTCGAACCGCGGACCGTTGTCACCGCGGCCACACTGACCACCGACCCGCGCACCGGCGAAGCAGGGGTGGAACAGTCCGGAAACGCGGCGGAGCTGCTGTCCCGTCTAGCTCAGGGCAACGCGAACGTTCTGGTCACCGGACGTCCCGGAAGCGGAAAGAGCACACTGTTGCGCTCACTCGCGACCGACCCGGAGATCCACCGCTTTCGCTTCTACTTCGACCTCGGGCTCAAACCGAAGGACGAACCGTTCTCCGAGTACGCGGGCCGTCTCGTGGCACCTGCCTTGGCGCCTTCGGACCGCTCCCGCGCGTTCGACCTCTTTCTCTACCTGATCCGCTCCGGGACCGCGCTGTGTGTGCTCGATGCCGTCGATGAAGGCGTCGAGGAGTCGAGCCCCGCGGGGTTCTTACGGCTCTTCACCGATCTCGCCGCCGTCCTGTCCGCCGAATCGGCGGTGGTCATGAGTTCACGGGTGTCCTTCCTCGCGGACTCGCCCCAGGTACGCCAGCTGCTGGACAGTGGCGCGGGCCGCTCCGAGCAACTGGTCGAGCAGATGTACGCGAACGGCCTCGACCCATCGCGCGTACCGCACTTCCACGTCGTACGCCTGGCCGAACCCGAGGCCACACCGCTGGAGAAGCAGCTCGTCGCCGTGCTGGACCTTCCGCCGGGGCAGAGGCTCGCGGACATACTCGGAGCACACATCACACGGACGTTGGCCCAGCGAGGACGGCCCGACCTTGAGGCGCGGCTGCCAGCCGCGTTCGGACACGCCTTCCTCTCCGACCAGACCGTGTTCTCTCTCCTTGACCTGGTCCGGCGGTTGGGGGCCGAAGCCTTCGCGGACGGACGGCTGGATCTCGACGCCTGTGTCCTTGGACCGTTGTTGCGACCTGCCGGGCCTGATCACGTCGCTCTTGCGCACAGCGCATATCAGGAACTTCTTGCCGCCCGGTATCTCACTGATCCATCACATCAAGACGAGGCGGCGGGTTTTCCCGGAGGTGTCTTCCTCACCGAGCAAGTACGCGCCTTCCTGGCCGGAATGCCCAGTCGGCTGCGGACCGACGACTGTGTGCTGCCCAGTGGTGCGTATCTGGTCGGCCCGGCTGAGCGGCTGCTGATCCGCCGGGTCCGACACCCTGTGCGGTTCGACCGTGACGCCGTGACCGTCGCACGCTATCGCCGCTTCCTCAACGCCCTCGAAACAGACGGTACTTCACGGTGGGACCACCCGAACCAGCCCGCCGACATCACACATCGTCCCGTGATCAACCGACTACGACGACCCGACTACTACGAGAACTCGTGCTACGACGCTCACCCCGCCGTCTGCGTCAGTTGGTGGAGCGCGTACGCCTTCGCCGCCTTCGAAGGGAAGCGGCTGCCGACGGCGCTCGAATGGGAAGCTGCCGCACGAGGAAACGACGGCCGGCTCTTTCCCTGGGGCGACGCCCCGGACGGCGATCGCGTCAACTGCGCCGACACCTGGGTCGGCCGACCCGTCGTGACGTACCAAGCCTGGTACCGGGACTTCGCGGGAGACGCCCTTCGCAGAGCATGGGTGACACCGGTCGGAGAACGCCCGGGCAACCGTTCCCCGTTCGGTCTCCTCGACATGGTGGGCAATTGCTGGGAATGGACTTCCACCAGCCCGGACGACTCCGGCGAAGCCGTCATCTGCGGTGGTAGTTACGACAACCCGTTGCGCGCCACACAAGCCAGTTCCAAGGGCATTTATCGAAAGAACGGTGCAAGTAACGCGGTCGGCTTCCGATGTGTGCAATCCGCCAGCGACGAAAGCAGCACCTGCGGGACAGAGGAGCCGACGACATGA